One Acidobacteriota bacterium genomic window, TGTGCCTGATCGAAGGCACCAACCTCTCCGAGGGACGCGGCACCACGCGCCCCTTCGAATGGGTCGGCGCTCCCTGGCTGGACGCTGAAGCTTTAGTCGAGCGTCTCGATGCCCTTCAACTTCCCGGCGTACGCTTCCGTCCGCAGGTCTTTCAGCCCACCTTCTCCAAGTACGCCGGCCAGCGCTGCAACGGCCTCCAGGTCCACGTTCTCGACCGCGACCAGTTCGACCCGCTGGCCACGGCCCTGCACCTCATCGCCGAGATCCGCTCCCTGCATCCCGACCGCCTCACCTTCCGCGACAGCCACTTCGACCGCCTCATCGGGGCTTCTTCGGTGCGAAGGGCTCTGCTGGCAGAGACACCCGTCGAGCAGATCGTCGCTCCCTGGAAGGGCGAAGGCGCCTTCTTTGACCGGCGCCGCCGCGCCTTTCTCATTTACTGACGAGGGCCGGCGCCCGGCAGCGAGGCTATTCGTGCTTAAAGCGCAAGGGAGACACCTGGTGGATACCCTCTTCCTTGCGCTGCTCAAAGTCGAAGGCCTTGAAGAAGGGGCTCTCTTCGTTGTGGCAGGAGGTGCACATCGACCCGGTGACGGGAGCGACAAGACCGACTGCCACCACTTCGGCGAGCTTGTACTCCTTGTTTTTGAGGCTCATGTAGGGATCCTTGATGTACTCGCTGCCGGCGCCATGGCAAGATTCGCAACCGACGCCGGCCAGTTGGGGCGTTTGCTGCATATCGACAAAGCCGCCGGGCTGACCCCATCCGGTGACGTGACATTTCAGGCATTCAGCGTCGCCGGTGTAGTCTTTGTCCGGGTCGAGCCCAGCCTGTTTCTTGGCATCGCTCCGCTCTCCCGGCTTGAGGAGTTGGTAGGCCTTGGCCATCTTCGTCTCCTGCCAGGACTTGAACTGCTTTAGGTGGCAGGGGTAGCATTTTTTGTTTCCTACAAAGGCATGATCGTCTGAACTTGAGGAGCCCGCCACCCCTATCAAGACCCAGGTGCCGAGGAGGAGTATCGGTAAGATGATGCTGCCTCTCATTATTCACATCCTTCCTTGCGGAACTGTTTGTGTTGTCAGGGGCCGGGCCTGATCGTTTCCAGCCCGTCTCCGACCCCATTCCCACGCAAGTCGGCTGCCATTGCCGGCTTGCGGCCGGAAGCGATGAGAGGCGGGCAAGTTTTAAGCCCACGTGAGAAGGAACACGGCAAGACGCCCGATTCCCAACCGCTGGAATGTCGCAATCTGCCCGACCGAGCACGCCTGCCCCATCCTTTCCCAGCCTTTTGCCGCCCGACTCGACCTATCTGGAATCGCAAATGCATCTCGTGGGATGGAGATTCCTGAGATGACTTGGCCAGTACTAATCTGCGGAGAGGACCTTTCTTCGATCCAGTCCCTGCAGGCCTTGGTCGAATCGGAGGGTTTTTCGGTCGACGCCTCGATGCACCCGAGCCAGGTCGTGGGCCCTTGTCTGAGAGGCCGCTATAAGTTGGCCATCGTGGCGCTGGGGGAGGAAGATGAAAGCAGCGAGGACGAAAGGCTGGAACTGATTCGCCTGATTCACGAGATCAACCCGCGACTACCGGTGGTAGTGGTGAGCGGCCCGGAGAGTCTCCAGATCGAGCGGGAGATTCGCTCGCTGGGGATCTTCTACCTGCTGACTACGCCACTTTCCAGAAGAGAGCTGCGGGACGTGCTGCGCTGCGCCCTCGGCAGGCGGGAGAGGTAGACTTTACTCGCGCTCTCTTTTGAGCCGCCGGTAGAGCGTCTTGGGATCGATGCCCAGAATCTGAGCTGCCTTCTGCTGGTTGCCTTCTACTCGTTCAAGCACCCAGTGGATGTAGCGTGACTCGACCCGTCTCAAGGGAGCCAATTCCTCTTCGCCGGCAAGCCGTCGCACGATTCTCTCGGCCGGCGAGGAGAGGATCCGCAAGTCCCAGGGCTCGATCTCGTCGGAATCGCAGAGCAAGGCTGCACGCTCGATGGTGTTCTTCAACTCACGCACATTTCCGGGCCAGCGGTGCCGCCCCAGCTCCTTCAATGCCGCTTGGGAGAGTTGTTTCGGCGATTGGCCGAAAGTCGCTTTGTCGAGAAAGTGCCGGGCCAGCAACTGTATATCGTCCTTGCGCTCCCTCAGAGGAGGCACGGAAACCACGATAACGCTGATGCGGAAGAACAGGTCCTCGCGGAATTCTCCGTCTTGGACCGCCTGAGACAGATCGGTGTTGGTGGCGGCCACGATGCGCAAGTCGGCCTGCCGGATCTTGGTCCCCCCCACTCTTCGATATTCTCCCGTTTCCAGAAAGCGCAAGAAGCTGGACTGTAGTTCGGATTCCAGAGTTCCGATCTCGTCCACGAAGAGGGTGCCCTGATGGGCGGCCTCGAGAAATCCGTGCTTGACGCCCGCGGCGCCGGTGAAGGCGCCTTTCTCGTGGCCGAAGAGTTCCGATTCCAGCAGGCCCTTGCTGAGCGAAGCGCAGTCGACGAGAACAAATGGCGCCTCGCGGCGCCGGCTAAGCCGATGGATCCGCCGGGCCACCAACTCTTTGCCGGTGCCGCTTTCACCTTGGATGAGGATAGTCCGGTCGGAGGGTGCCACGCGCTCCACCAACCCCAGCAATCGCTTGATCTGGGCGCTCTCTCCGACGATGGCATCGCCGTGGACATCCTGGCGCAGCTTCTCTCGCAATGCGCGGTTCTCAATGGCCAAGCCTCTTTTCTCGTAGGCTTTGTGAATGGCGGCGTCGATTTCCGCCAGTTTGGCCGGCTTGACCAAGTAGTGGTAGGCGCCGGCCTTGAGCGAGTTGACAGCGGTGTCGACGGCACCGTAGGCCGTCAGCATGATGACTTCCACAGAAGCGTCGATCCGCTTTATAGCCTTGAGCGTCTGTAAGCCGTCAGAGTCGGGCAGACGGATGTCGAGCAGGACGACATCCGGCAGCGAAGCCCTAACCTGGGCCAGAGCCTTCGCCGCGCTCTCGGCCGTCTTCACCTCGAAGCCACTATGCCGAAGCTCTTTGGAGAGAGACTTCCTCAAGAGGTCGTCATCGTCTACCAGAAGCACGCGAACTCGATTCATGATTCTTGGTCCCCCGTGGCCGGAATCAGCACCGTGAAGACCGTTCCCTGGCCAGCCCCGCTGGAAACGTGAATGCTCCCCTGATGCCGCCGCACGATCCACTGGGCGATGGAAAGCCCCAATCCCGTTCCCCGTCCCTCGGACTTGGTTGTGAAGAAGGGATCGAAGATATGCTCCAGATCCCTTGGCGGAATCCCGCAGCCGCTATCAGCGACCCGCAACTGGACGAAATCGTCCCGCCGGCAAACTTCGGTTTTGATCCGCCCTCCCCGAGATACGGCCTCTTGGGCGTTGAGCAGCAGATTCAGGACCAGTTGCGAAAGCTGTCGGCGGTTGCCCGTGACCAAGCAGTCAGGGGCTCCGCAATCAGCGGAGATTTCGATGCCGCTGCGGCGGGCCTGATGTTGAACAAGCGTCAAAGCTTCGCGCACGACTTTGCCCAGAAGGACGCTCTCGACCTTGCCCGAGCCGTGCCTGACAGAAGCGCTGAGAAGCCTCTGCGTGATTTCCTTGCAGCGCTCGGCTGCTTCTCCGACCGTCGCCAGATAGTCCTTGATCTCTTCTTTTTCAGACGACTCGATCTGGCTGGAGTTCTCAACGTAACGGCTTAGCCCCTCGACACAGGTGGTGATGGAGGCCATCGGATTATTGATCTCGTGGGCCAAACCCGCGGCCAGCCTTCCCACAGCGGCCAGGCGCTCCGCCCGGCTGGCCTGGGTCTCAAAGGCCTTTCGCTCCGAGACGTTGCGCACCAGCAGAACGGCCTTGTCGATTTCGCCTTGGGAATCCCGCAGGGGGGAGAAGCAGATCTCGAAGACTCCGGACTCGGGCGCGTCTCCTCCGTTGAGATGGCCTCGCCCTTCATGGAGTTTGATTTCACACGTTACCAATTGACCGCACTCCAAGGTCTGGCGCAAAGCTGTGGCGATTTGGGGAAAGGGGCCAGCGGAATTCAGCAGTTCATCCAATTCCGAACGGCTCCAAAGGGCGTCCGCCGCTCGGTTGGTCATCTCCACCCGGCGCATCGCATCTACCAAGATCAGGCCGTCAGGCAAGCTGTTCACGAGGGTCTGCAGGTAGGCTCTTTGACTCTGGAGGGTCTCGACCGAGGCTTTGATCCTCCCAGTCATATCTTGAAAGGAGGCCGCTAACTGGCCGATTTCGTCCGATTTCCGAAAGTCCTGAATCTCGACAGGCGATTGACCGACCTCGCTCAATGCTGCCGTGGCGCGCGTCAGTCTCTTAAGAGGAAGGATGACCAGCTTGTTCATCAGAATGCCCAGAACGATCAGGGTTGCCAAAACCATGAGACTGGCCCGGTAGAAGGAGTCGCCCAATTCGGCGCGCAGGCGATCCCTGATGGGAGCGGTGGGGAAGTCCATCACGAGCACGCCGTTGTAACGGGCGGCCGGATCGTGACAGGCGTGACACTCCGTTCGGTTGGGGACCGGAGCAGCATAGCGCAGAATATTCTCTCCCCCTAATTCCATAAATTCGGACCGCCGGGACGAGGCAGACGCACCCTCATGGCAGGGGCGGCAGCCGTCCTCCTGCAGAGTGAAGCGGAGGCCAAGATCGGCCCGATCAGAAGAGAAACGAACCTGGGCCGACAGATCGAGCAGAAAGATGCGCTCTACCGAGGAGTTGGCGCCCAAGCGTTCAATCGAGTGCTGAAGCAGCTCCGGATGCTGGCCCATCATGGCCATCTCCAAGAGACCTTCGAGAGCGATTCCCGCCAGTTGGTCGGCCGAAGTCCGCAGCTCGGCGAGGAGTTGGCGGCGATTAGAGCGGTAGTCGGCGATGAAGTGGAGGGAGGAGATGAGCACAATGGTAGCGATGACGCCGGAGGCGACCTTGAAGTGAAGGGTCTGAAAGACTCGAAAGCGTGCCACTTTCGCCCCTCTCCTTGCTTTTGCAGATCGGGATGACCCGGCCACAGTATATGTCAGCACCGGGGTTCTCCCAAACAAGCCTGACGACAAACGACTACGCACGAAAAAACCTTCGTCCCAAGCAAGGGCAGATGAGATAGACGGGCACTTTGCCCTAGCACCTCGTAGAACAGTCGGGCAAAGTGTCAGCCTCGAGCACTGCCGCTGTCCTTGATCGTCCTGAGGCTGCCTCTCCCACATCGGTTATTGCTGGCGTGAATGCTGGCACTCCTCGCCGCCAGGGCGGACTGAGCTGGCCTCCAAGGCTCCCTCGACCGTCTCGGTCGGACTACGGCATGCATCTTGCTGCCTGTGAGCGGGAAAAGCGTGGCTCACCGCAGGGGTGAGAGCATGACTTTTGGATTGGAGAGTGCTCGTTATGAGGCGCATCTTTTTCGCGATACTTGCGGCACTTGCCGCCTTCTCACTGATCTACCTGGGTTCTCCCGACGTTGTGCGGGGGCAGTCTCCGGTTTCGCTGACAGCGGGTGTGGGAACGCCCCTGCTCGACGGGATCGAGGACCCAGGGGAGTGGACTTCCGACTCCATCACAACCTCCCGCGGAATCATGGTCAAAGCCATGATGGACGAGGAGAACTTCTACATTCTGGCCAGATGGCCGGATTCCACAATGAGCGTTCAGCAAAACCACTGGACCTGGAACGGGTCTCAGTGGAATGCATCCGACGACGAGGACCGGATCGCGTTCATATGGGAAGTGAGGGACGAGTCGGGGTCTGCTCTAAATGGAGGAGACGGACCGTCCTGTCAAACCATGTGTCACCCGGGTGAGGGAATGGCTCCTCGGTTCGGGCGGGTCGATGTCTGGCACGCCAAGGCGACACGGTTCTTACCTGTCGGTCATACCGACGACAAGTACTGGGACATCGACGGACCTGACGGCCGTCACAGCGATTCCGGGTCGGGCTCCGGCGACCGCAACCGCAACGAGATGGAGACCGGGCCCCAGTTCCGGGCTGCGTCCGGACCGGGCGCCAACGTCACCTTCCTGGCCGCCGATCAGGCGGCGCTTGACGCATTCAACGCCTTCGGCACCCAACTCGGGAGCGCCGATTTGGCGGTGCCGATCGAAGAGAGCGATGAGTTTCAAGAGAACGACACCGTTGCGGGAAGGCTGCTCAGCGTCCCCACAGGAAACCGGGCCTCGGTCAGGTCGGTGGGAAGCTGGGCCGAGGGCTTCTGGACGGTGGAATTCTCCCGGAAGTTAGCCGGAGAAAACGGAGACGGGGGAATGCCCGAAGACTTTACGGCGCGTCCGGGAGGATCGGTACGTTTCGTGTGCGAGATCTTCGACAACTTGCTCGATCACGAGAATCACAGTTTCTCGCCAGCGGGAAGCGGACCAGCCGACTTTACCGTCTACACGCTCAACTTTCCGCAGCCCACAAGGCTTTTCTTCGCTCAAACCGGTAATGGCGGAGGATTCGTCGCCGACCACGTCTTCACCAACCCTTCCTCCGAGCGTATGGTCAACGCCACCATGAACGTCTTCGACAACAACGGAGACCCTCTGGAGATCGACATCGAAGCGGCCGTCTCGGGTCAGGAGCCTGGACTCTACTCAAGCCTCATGCCGGGACCGCATTCCAGCGTCGAGTTCCAGATTCCGCCTCAGGGCGCGGTCACCATCAGGACTTCTGGACAAGGAGACGTTGTCGCGGGATCGGCGGAAGTCGACGGAGACAACGCCTTTGGCGGTGTCGTGCGCTTCGAGATTCCCGGAATCGGCATCGCCGGGGTGGGCAGCAGCCAGGCTTTGGACGCCTTCATCGTTCCCGTCCGCAGAACCGCAGCGGGAATCCGGACGGGAATCGCTCTCCACCACGCTGATGATGCCGCTGCGGGCAGCCTGACCCTGCACTTGACACTCCGAGGCGAGGACGGGCTGGAAGTGGCCTCGAACACCGTGGACGATTTTCCCTTCCGCGGCCACCTGGCCATGTTCATTGACGAACTCTTCCTCGAGTTCTTCGATCCAGCTTCGGGGCCCGCCGACTTTACGGGGACTCTTACCGTGCGGGCAGAAGGAGGCCAAGTGGCGGCGACTGCTCTTGAATTGGGGACTCAGCCAGGAGAATTCACCACCTTGCCGGTAATCCCCGTGCAGTGATCGGTTGCGCTTTCCAGTGATTGGGGAGGCCTCGAGGTGGGCGCGCGGCGGCGGCGGGATTCCCGAGAAGGGGCCCTTCGGCGCCGGCGCGCGGGATCGCGGAACCGGACGAACCGGGCAACGGGTCGCATGGGTGGCTCAACCTTGAAAGCGAGGATCGCCATGACTTCAGAATCGAACCCCAAGAGTCCCATTGGACTTCTTGCGACGACACTCCCTTTGCTGGCGCTGTTGGCAATCATCTGCGTTGACGCGGGCGGCCGCGCCATGGGCGTTGCTGCCCAGCCGCCTGCGCAGACCCTGCAGGGCGCCGCCAAGTCCGACATTCCCGTCGTCAATCCCGACGGATACACGAGCGCCAGGACTTGCGGCCAGTGTCATCAGGACATCTACAACTCCTGGAAAAAGAGCCTGCACGCCTTCTCCCTCATGGACCCGGTCTTTGATACGGCCTTTATGCAGGCCGTTAAGGAAGGTGGAGAAGAGGCAAGGCGGCGCTGCCTGCATTGTCACGCCCCTCTGTCGATGATGAGCGGCGACTACCAACTGACGGAGGGTGTCACTCGTGAAGGCGTCAGTTGCGATTTCTGCCACACGGTCACCCAGGTCCACCTCGACGGTCGGGAAAAGCCCTACTCGGTCGATCTCGGAATCGTGAAACGCGGGGTCATTAAGAAGGCTGCCTCTCCGGCTCACGAGGTCGCCTTCTCTGAGTTGCACGGCCAATCCGAGTTCTGCGGCGGCTGCCACAATTACATCGCCGCCAGCGGCGCCCTCATCATGGGAACCTACAGCGAGTGGCGTCAGGGACCCTACGCGGCAGAAGGGGTCCAGTGTCAGAACTGCCACATGACGCTGAGCGCCGGCAAGGTCGTCTTCGACCAGCCTCAAGAGAGCGCGGCTCAGATCCATCTTCACAGTCTCATTCACGACAGCAATCAACTGCGCAGCGCCCTTGAGGTGCACATCGTCAGGGCGGAGCGGCAGGGCGAGTGGCTGGATGTGCAAGTCGAAGTGAACAATGTCGGCTCCGGACACATGGTGCCCACCGGCATGCCCACCCGCGAGGTTATGCTGGAAGTCAAGGCCGAGAGCGCCGGACTTTCGCGCGTTCAGAACCGCCGCTACCGAAAAGTGGTCGCCGACGAGCGGAACCGTCCGCTGAAGAACGACTATGAGGTCATGCTCCGGGGTTCCAAGATCGTCAGCGACAACCGGCTAGCCCCGCGCCAACCTAGATTGGAACGCTTTCGATTCCCCCTCTGGGGATCGAAGCCAGTTGAAGTCACGGCCTCCCTCTCCTATCAGTACTCGCCCATGTTGGTGAAGAAGGAAGTCATGAACGTCGAGCTGGGCCGTGCGCGCCACCGAGTGGCTGGCCGATGAACGGTACCGGAAAACAGCCGTGGGGAAGGCAATGAGATTCGTGACGGTTGCGGGAGTGCTGCTCGCCATTGTCGGCACGGGAGCTTGGCTCTCTCTGCTTCCAGCGCCGGTGGACCAGCCCATCGCCTTCAACCACCGGGTGCACGTGGAGGACTTGGGGGCCGATTGCACCGACTGCCACCTCTACGCCTCGACCGGCATCCGGGCCACCATTCCCAACGTTGAAACCTGCGCGGTGTGCCACTCGGAACCTCTGGGTGACTCGCCCGCCGAGTTGGAGCTGGCCCGCTACGTGGAGGCCGGGCAAACGATCTCTTGGGCCAAGGTCTACTGGGTTCCTCAAGACGTCTTGTTCTCCCACCGTCTTCACACGTCGGTGGCTGAGATCGAGTGTGAGACCTGCCACGGGGCGGTGGGAAAAAGAGATGAGCCCTTGGTTCGTTCGCTCCGGCCCCTGAGCATGGATTCCTGCATCGAATGCCATCAGGAAAGAGAGGTGCCGAATGACTGCATCGCCTGTCACCGATGATTTGCCGCGAGTACCCCGCTCCAACACCTCGGCACCCCAGGGAAGCAGTCGGGGGAATGGCGATGTGACTCTCAGCCGCCGGGAGTTGCTTTGCCTTCTCGGCATCGCCTCGGCAGCGGCTATGGGAGGCTGTTCGCGACAGTGGACTCTGCCTGAGCGACTGGTAGAAATGGCCCTGCGTGGTCCGGGGTTGGTCAGCGAGGTTGAAAGTGTTTGTGGGCTCTGTCCCGGAGCTTGCGGGTTAACGGTCCGCTTAGTGGATGGCCTGCCGGTAGGGCTCAAAGGCAACCCCAACCATCCTCTCAATCGAGGCGGCTTGTGTCCGGTGGGGTTGGCCGGACTGGACATCCTCTATGCCCCCAACCGTCTCAGGCATCCTCTGCGCAAGCATGCGCAAGGCGAGTTTCGCCAAGTGGAATGGGAAGAGGCCTTGGGTGAGATATCCGAGAAGCTCAAGGGAATCGGAACGGCGGAAAACCGCGGATCGGCAGCAATGATCTGCGGCGAGCCCAGCAGTCTCTTTCAAGACTTGGCGGCCCAATTCATGGGCTGGCTGGGATCGCCTCACTTGGCCTGCACGGGGCAAGGCAACGTCCTGCCATTCACACTCACTCAAGGCCTGCGAGAAGTTCCCGCCTTTGATTGGTCGGGGGCCGACTTGGTGCTCTCGTTGGGCTTGGATCTGTTCGAAGACGGCCCGGCCCCGCTGCACGCGGCTTCGGCCCTGATCGGCGCCCGGCAAACGCAGGACCGAGCCAGGCTCCTCCATGCCGGAAGCCGTTGCTCGCTCAGCGCCTCCAAGGCCGATCAATTCGTGGCCATCCATCCCGGCACCCACGGCGCCCTGGCGCTGGGCATCGCTCACGTGCTGGTGCGTGAGGGGCGCTACGACAGCCGATTCGTGACCGCCCACACCTATGGTTTCGAGGATGGGAGGCAAGACGGAGAAGAACGCCTGGGCTTCCGTCGGCTGCTTTTGGAGCGCTATTACCCCGACCGTGTGGCCCAAATTTGCGGCTGCCCCGCCGCAGCCATCGTGCGCCTGGCCCGGCGCTTCGCCCAAGCCTCCCGGCCCTTGGCTATCGCTGGAGGCGAAGCCGCAGAGGGCAGCAACGCTACCTGCAACATCATGGCCGCGCATTCCCTCAACGCTCTCATGGGCTCCTTCGACAAGGCCGGAGGTGTCCTGAACAAGCCATCGATTCCTCTCAGCCCGCTTCCACGGGTGGGCGGCTGCGACGGTGAGCCCTCGCTGTTCGAGAGCGCTCAAGGCGGCGGATTGCTGGGCACCGATCCTCTGGAGGCGCTTTCTCAGGCCGTTTCGGATGGCTCGCCTCGCCTCGAGGTCCTCTTCGTGATCGGCGACGATCCGGTGGGCAGTCGTCCAGGCGGAAGCCGGGTCGTTCAAGCCCTGAGAGGGATTCCCACCGTGATCGCCTTGACGCCTTTCCTGGACGAGACCTGCGACGAGGCGGATTGGGTACTTCCCACGCCGGTTCCCCTTGAGCAGTGGGAGGACGCCACCACACCCCCGTTCAGCGCCCTCGCCGTCCTGGGGATTTCCCGCCCCGTAACCGGGCCTCTCCACTCCAGCCGCCATGCCGGAGACGTGCTGCTCGACTTGAGTTCCAGAGTCGCTCCGGAGGGAGCCAGCCTCCCCTGGGGGCACTACTCCGACTACCTCAAGGACCGTCTCGAAGGCCTGTCCGAGTCCGGCCAGGGCGCTCTCATCAGCGGGTCATTCGAAGAATCCTGGAGGCGCTTTCTGGAAGACCGCGGCTGGCGATTTCGACAACACCAGGGAATGGACGACTTCTGGTCCGGCATTCTCAAGCAGTCCGGTTGGTGGAGTCCGGCAAGACCCCAGGGCGAAGGGGGACAACTCTTCGACACGCCTTCAGGACGATACGAATTCTTCTCCCAGAAGCTTTACCGCGAGCTTCTGGATCGATGGGGCGGCCTGGCCTCTTCTGCCGACGCCCAGCAGGCCCTAGGCCGCGCCCGAGAGTCCCTTGGGCTCCAGGGGCAGGTGGACGAGCTTTGCCTGCCCCACCATGAGCCGCCCCACCTCGTAGGCCGGGGCGACTTAACGCTGGTTCCTTTCCGTCCCATCACCGCCCGGGGACGCTTGGGGACGGCCTCGGCCATGGTGATGGAGATGTTCGGTCACTCCGTCCTCTCAGGCTGGCAGCCTTGGGCCGAACTGAGCCCGGAGACGGCCCGGCGGCTTGATCTGGAGGAGGGAGACCTGATTGGGCTTCAAACCATCTCTGGTCAAATCGAGGCCGAGGTACGGATTCGACCGGGTGCTGCCTCGGAAGCCGTCCACCTGCCTCTCGGCTTAGGGCGGATCCAAGCCCCGGGAGCCGAGACGCTGAAGGCCAATCCTCTCAACATCGTGCTCGACTCGCGGGATCCGCTCAGCGGGGCACTCTCGCTCAGCTCAACCCGGGTCCAGGTGCGGCTGGTCAGGCGGCGGCCTCACGGCGGGCCGCCGCCGCATCTTTCGGGAGGAGAGGCATGAGACGCTGGGGTATGGTCATCGATCTGGACCGCTGTACTGGCTGCGGGGCCTGCATGGCGGCCTGCCATCAGGAGAACAACCTGACGGCCGCCGGTCCTGAACAGACCCGCCGAGACCGGGCCTTTCACTGGTTGAAGATGCTTCCGACGGAATCGCGCTTAGGAGACGAGGTCATGACCCGCTATCTTCCTCAGCCCTGTTTTCAGTGCGACAATCCGCCCTGTGTGAGGGTCTGCCCCGTCCATGCCACCTACCTCAACCATGAGGGAATCGTAGGGCAGGTTTACGCGCGCTGCATCGGTTGCCGCTACTGCATGGCGGCCTGCCCCTACAACGCCAAAGTCTTCAACTGGTTCGAGCCCGAGTGGCCGGGAGACATGAAGCGGAAAGCCAATCCCGATGTTTCGCTGCGTCCCAAGGGAGTCGTCGAGAAATGCACCTTTTGCCATCACCGCATCAACCGGGCCAAAGAGGAGGCGCGGGTCGAGGGCAGGGACGTGCGGGATGGGGACGTCATTCCGGCTTGCGCAGAGAACTGCCCGACCCAGGCTATCGCTTTCGGCGACTTGAACGACCCTCGCAGCCGCGTGAGCCAGTTGGTCAGCGGCCCCCGTGTCTTCCGCCTGCAGGAAGACTTGGGGACTGAACCCAAAGTCTTTTACCTGGCGGAGAAAGAATGAGACACCAA contains:
- a CDS encoding molybdopterin-dependent oxidoreductase, whose protein sequence is MALRGPGLVSEVESVCGLCPGACGLTVRLVDGLPVGLKGNPNHPLNRGGLCPVGLAGLDILYAPNRLRHPLRKHAQGEFRQVEWEEALGEISEKLKGIGTAENRGSAAMICGEPSSLFQDLAAQFMGWLGSPHLACTGQGNVLPFTLTQGLREVPAFDWSGADLVLSLGLDLFEDGPAPLHAASALIGARQTQDRARLLHAGSRCSLSASKADQFVAIHPGTHGALALGIAHVLVREGRYDSRFVTAHTYGFEDGRQDGEERLGFRRLLLERYYPDRVAQICGCPAAAIVRLARRFAQASRPLAIAGGEAAEGSNATCNIMAAHSLNALMGSFDKAGGVLNKPSIPLSPLPRVGGCDGEPSLFESAQGGGLLGTDPLEALSQAVSDGSPRLEVLFVIGDDPVGSRPGGSRVVQALRGIPTVIALTPFLDETCDEADWVLPTPVPLEQWEDATTPPFSALAVLGISRPVTGPLHSSRHAGDVLLDLSSRVAPEGASLPWGHYSDYLKDRLEGLSESGQGALISGSFEESWRRFLEDRGWRFRQHQGMDDFWSGILKQSGWWSPARPQGEGGQLFDTPSGRYEFFSQKLYRELLDRWGGLASSADAQQALGRARESLGLQGQVDELCLPHHEPPHLVGRGDLTLVPFRPITARGRLGTASAMVMEMFGHSVLSGWQPWAELSPETARRLDLEEGDLIGLQTISGQIEAEVRIRPGAASEAVHLPLGLGRIQAPGAETLKANPLNIVLDSRDPLSGALSLSSTRVQVRLVRRRPHGGPPPHLSGGEA
- a CDS encoding 4Fe-4S dicluster domain-containing protein codes for the protein MRRWGMVIDLDRCTGCGACMAACHQENNLTAAGPEQTRRDRAFHWLKMLPTESRLGDEVMTRYLPQPCFQCDNPPCVRVCPVHATYLNHEGIVGQVYARCIGCRYCMAACPYNAKVFNWFEPEWPGDMKRKANPDVSLRPKGVVEKCTFCHHRINRAKEEARVEGRDVRDGDVIPACAENCPTQAIAFGDLNDPRSRVSQLVSGPRVFRLQEDLGTEPKVFYLAEKE